Genomic segment of Methanoculleus horonobensis:
GTTCAGGATCACGCCGCTGTTCATGGTGACGATCGACTCTTTCTTGCAGCAGCTCCAGACCTGCCGGATACATGCCTGCAGGTCGCCGATGCGGGCATGTTCGTCGTTGTAGAGGAGGTTCCCGACCTCTTCGGCGGGGATGACCCGGCGGGAACAGGCCACGCCGAACCCGATCGACTGCTCCAGGAAGAACTCGGAGAGGCACTGATCCTCCGGCGCCTCCATGACGTCCCGGGAATGGAGGTGGAGAACGACGAGCACCCGGGCGTCCGAACCGAAGGTGATGGTCGTGGTCTCGACCTCGGTCAGCATCTCGTCGTGGAGGATGTCGCGTGCTACCCGGTAGGTCCGCAGAAGTGTGCCCGCACTATCAAAAACAACGGCTACCGACATATTCTCACGTCAATAAGTCTATTTAGTCTCTTGTCCTCTCTTGAATGAGGACGTATGTTACTGAGTGAGACGGCAGCAAGCATAAAGAATATGGAGATCCGGGGCGCCGGCAGGATCGCCCGGGCTGCGGTGGAGGCACTGGCCGATTATGCCCGAAATCTCGATGTATCCGACCCCGAGACCTTCAAGCAGGAGATGCAGAGGGCGGCCGACATCCTCACCGGAACCCGGCCGACCGCCGTCTCGCTTCCGAACGCCGTGCGCTCCGTGATGCGGGCGCTCGACTCGTTCGATTCGGTGGAGGCCGCACGGGACGCGGTTCTTGCCCGGGCGGCGGAGTTCGTCGACCACTCGGAGCACGCGGTCGAGCGGATAGCGGCAATCGGGGCACGCCATATCTCCGACGGCGACGTCCTCCTGACCCACTGCAACTCCGAGGCGGCGCTCGGGTGCATCCTGGAGGCCCACCGGCAGGGGAAGGATATCGAGGTCTACGCGACGGAGGTGCGGCCCCGGGGCCAGGGGCTCATCACCATCAGGACGTTGAACGACGCCGGTATCCGGACGAACTACATCGTCGATTCGGCGGTCCGCTACTTCATCAACGACGTCGACCTGGTCGTCGTCGGCGCCGACGCCATCGCGGTGAACGGCGCGGTGGTGAACAAGATCGGGACCGCCCAGATCGCGCATGCCGCACACGAGGCCCGGACGAACGTCATCGTGGCTGCGGAGACCTACAAGTTTGCTCCGCGGACGATCCTCGGGGAGCTGATCGAGATCGAGGAGCGCGACCCCGACGAGGTGCTGCCCCGCGAGGCGGCGAAGGAACTCCCGTTCGTCCGGGTCAGGAACCCGGCCTTCGACGTGACGCCCGCGGAGTACGTCGACCTGATCGTCACCGAGCAGGGGGCGATCCCGCCGGGGCTGGCGTTCACGGTGATAAGGGATTATCTCGGGTGGAGGATCGAGGAGTTGCGGTAGGGCCCGGAACGCCTACCGGAGAGGTGAGTCGGCACGGCTTTCGGCACCCGTTCCGTTCCAGGGAAGGAGGGGCACCGTATCGCCTACCGTCCCCTCGAGAGCCCCGGAAGACGCCAGTGCCTCGCTGGTGAGTGCGTAGCGTACCGTCCGGCCGTCGCGATTCGTTTCGACGAGTCCGTCTGCGGCGAGCCGTCGCATGTGCCAGGCGGCTGTGGAACACGAGATGCCGACGATCTCGGCTATCTCTGACTGCGTGATGCCGGGTTTTTCAAGGAGAAGGGCAAAGATCTGCCGACGTGTGCCGTTCTGGAGGTGCAGGCATACGACCTTCTCGGCCGTGTCATAGTCGCCGTTCCGAAAACAGCCCACCCTGCCGTCCCGATGCAGGATACTGACCAGACCGGCCTCCCGGAGGCGGGAGAGGTGGTAACGGATCGTTCCCCGGTTGATCCCGGTGATACGGGCGATCTCTGCGGGCGCGATCCCGGGGTGGTCCCGGATGCA
This window contains:
- a CDS encoding ribose 1,5-bisphosphate isomerase translates to MLLSETAASIKNMEIRGAGRIARAAVEALADYARNLDVSDPETFKQEMQRAADILTGTRPTAVSLPNAVRSVMRALDSFDSVEAARDAVLARAAEFVDHSEHAVERIAAIGARHISDGDVLLTHCNSEAALGCILEAHRQGKDIEVYATEVRPRGQGLITIRTLNDAGIRTNYIVDSAVRYFINDVDLVVVGADAIAVNGAVVNKIGTAQIAHAAHEARTNVIVAAETYKFAPRTILGELIEIEERDPDEVLPREAAKELPFVRVRNPAFDVTPAEYVDLIVTEQGAIPPGLAFTVIRDYLGWRIEELR
- a CDS encoding winged helix-turn-helix transcriptional regulator; this encodes MHRAADLFIVLSLALLLLWSPAAAKIIVEPGPAELPTDGINVDDEFFMPLWSYPPMELLTILLLLHCPLLAMPFELVYSTGVTAYLGYRSSRSLLDNKKRSRIYACIRDHPGIAPAEIARITGINRGTIRYHLSRLREAGLVSILHRDGRVGCFRNGDYDTAEKVVCLHLQNGTRRQIFALLLEKPGITQSEIAEIVGISCSTAAWHMRRLAADGLVETNRDGRTVRYALTSEALASSGALEGTVGDTVPLLPWNGTGAESRADSPLR